One genomic window of Paenibacillus xylanilyticus includes the following:
- a CDS encoding serine hydrolase domain-containing protein — protein sequence MDFKPLSLFIDRLTDWRIPWAEVLVLYRNQEVFRYRSGYADLEQRIPIHDRHIIRLYSLTKILTCTAALQLVEKGALLLNDPLADYLPEYGEMAVKVTLPSGEMVLEKAQRAIRVRDLFTMSAGLSYDIRSPSILEVVRRTSGRAPTREVAAAIAEEPLLFEPGARWSYSLSHDVLAALVEVVDGRRFGAYVWDEITGPLGMCDTSFDVSEEKQNRLAPQYEYSEFLGKPIPKEGNDYRIGTEYESGGAGLFSTVNDYAVFLNALTHQGTSPEGIRILAADTVNLMRTDHLTEATRSHFSWSQLAGYGYGLGVRTHCSKQTSGSLSPLGEFGWSGAAGALAIMDPSSQLTVMYAQHMLNNQEPYVHPRLRNLVYACLNHR from the coding sequence ATGGACTTCAAACCGCTATCCCTATTTATCGACCGCTTAACGGATTGGCGTATTCCATGGGCAGAGGTTTTAGTTTTGTACCGGAATCAAGAGGTCTTCCGCTACCGCAGCGGTTATGCCGACTTGGAACAACGTATTCCCATCCACGACAGGCACATCATTCGGCTGTATTCACTGACCAAAATTCTGACCTGCACGGCAGCCCTTCAGCTGGTAGAAAAGGGAGCGCTCCTGTTAAATGACCCGCTGGCGGACTATCTTCCGGAATATGGCGAGATGGCGGTGAAGGTGACCTTGCCGAGCGGTGAAATGGTATTGGAAAAAGCCCAGAGGGCGATTCGGGTACGGGATCTCTTTACCATGTCGGCGGGGCTCTCTTATGATATCCGTTCCCCTTCAATCCTGGAAGTCGTAAGACGCACAAGCGGAAGAGCGCCAACCCGCGAAGTAGCGGCGGCCATCGCCGAAGAACCGCTGTTGTTCGAACCGGGGGCGAGGTGGAGCTACAGTTTAAGCCATGATGTTCTTGCCGCCTTGGTCGAAGTCGTGGACGGAAGACGGTTCGGCGCCTATGTTTGGGATGAAATTACCGGCCCGCTCGGGATGTGTGATACCAGCTTCGATGTATCGGAAGAGAAGCAAAACCGTTTGGCTCCACAGTATGAATATAGCGAGTTCTTAGGCAAACCTATTCCCAAGGAGGGGAACGATTACCGGATCGGTACGGAATATGAGAGCGGCGGTGCCGGGTTATTCTCCACGGTGAATGATTACGCCGTCTTTCTGAATGCACTTACTCATCAAGGAACAAGCCCCGAAGGCATTCGAATCCTCGCAGCCGACACGGTGAATCTCATGAGAACAGATCATCTGACCGAGGCCACTCGCAGTCATTTCTCGTGGTCACAGCTTGCGGGGTATGGTTACGGGCTTGGTGTTCGCACCCATTGTTCCAAGCAGACCAGCGGGTCGCTCAGTCCACTTGGTGAATTTGGCTGGAGTGGCGCAGCCGGTGCCCTGGCGATCATGGACCCGTCTTCTCAGCTGACCGTCATGTATGCGCAGCATATGTTGAACAATCAAGAGCCCTATGTGCATCCACGCTTGAGAAATCTCGTATACGCTTGTTTGAACCATCGTTAG
- a CDS encoding polysaccharide deacetylase family protein translates to MRIRYDRFPGGVHKAITLSFDDGQIHDRRLVGKFNEYGLKGTFHLNSGTLGKEGFLTREEIRPLFTGHEVSAHTVSHPFLEQSPVEQMVQEITEDRKGLEALVGYPVRGMSYPFGTYNDQLVSLLPSLGIEYARTAANEFGFNMPSDFLRWHPTCHYRQMVEYAQQLLALKQRHTKMALLYVWGHSYEFENDNNWELIDRFGELVAGNENIWFATNAEIVSYMHALRQLRFSADYRIVHNPSAQSVWVSVETDVVELAAGQLTELGS, encoded by the coding sequence ATGAGAATTCGATATGATCGCTTTCCGGGTGGGGTGCATAAGGCCATCACTCTGAGTTTTGATGATGGGCAGATTCATGACAGGAGACTGGTCGGGAAGTTTAATGAATATGGTCTCAAAGGCACGTTTCACTTAAACAGCGGTACGCTCGGAAAAGAGGGATTTCTTACAAGGGAGGAGATACGTCCCCTGTTCACAGGGCATGAAGTATCTGCACATACCGTCAGCCATCCTTTTCTCGAACAGTCGCCGGTCGAACAAATGGTTCAGGAAATCACGGAGGATCGAAAGGGACTGGAGGCTCTGGTTGGTTATCCTGTGCGAGGGATGAGCTATCCTTTTGGTACATATAACGACCAGCTTGTCTCGCTGCTGCCTTCACTCGGGATTGAATATGCTCGGACAGCAGCAAACGAGTTCGGGTTCAACATGCCTTCAGACTTCCTGAGATGGCATCCGACCTGCCATTATCGGCAAATGGTGGAGTATGCGCAGCAGTTACTCGCTTTAAAACAGAGGCATACCAAGATGGCTTTGCTGTATGTGTGGGGGCACAGCTATGAATTTGAGAACGACAACAACTGGGAGCTGATTGATCGGTTTGGAGAACTCGTTGCTGGAAACGAAAATATCTGGTTTGCTACAAATGCTGAAATTGTTTCATATATGCATGCATTGCGGCAGCTCCGATTCTCAGCAGATTACCGGATCGTCCATAATCCATCTGCACAAAGTGTATGGGTAAGCGTGGAAACGGACGTCGTAGAGCTTGCTGCAGGCCAATTGACCGAGCTCGGTTCATGA
- a CDS encoding glycoside hydrolase family 88 protein, translated as MSTEGMQTTELQGKQRYNQAIEDILSKTLNNMDKFETRFPHVSLNGTYILNDNDDWTDGFWPGILWLCYEYSHDERYRKAAEGAVASLRQRLEQHVSLDHHDIGFLYSLSAKAQWIITGDEGARELALDAADVLMKRWRTTSDGSGYIQAWGAPENEQEAGRIIIDCLLNLPLLYWASEQTGDSTYGEIAQIQAEKTRRYIVRGDDSSYHTFFFDAKSGVPIGGATHQGYNNGSTWTRGQAWGVYGFALSYRYTGNKSFLETSKRMARYFLEHLPEDSVAYWDFNAPVDADTYRDSSASAIVAAGLAELISLLAVGDPDRLYFEQMLATSMESLINNYATIGDDEAEGFLKHGSYHIHGGLSPDDYMIWGDYFYLEALMRLAHGIPGYWYERKGK; from the coding sequence ATGTCTACCGAGGGAATGCAAACAACGGAATTACAAGGAAAACAACGTTATAACCAAGCCATCGAGGACATTCTATCGAAAACGCTAAATAATATGGATAAGTTCGAGACTCGTTTTCCCCATGTCAGTCTGAATGGAACCTATATTTTGAATGATAACGATGACTGGACAGATGGCTTCTGGCCGGGGATATTGTGGTTGTGCTATGAATATTCACACGATGAACGCTATCGGAAGGCAGCAGAAGGGGCTGTAGCAAGTTTACGTCAGCGGCTTGAGCAGCATGTCTCCCTGGATCACCATGATATCGGATTCCTGTACAGCTTATCGGCCAAAGCCCAGTGGATCATCACTGGCGATGAAGGCGCTCGGGAGCTGGCTCTTGATGCAGCTGATGTATTAATGAAACGGTGGCGGACTACGAGCGACGGAAGCGGTTATATTCAAGCTTGGGGGGCACCAGAGAACGAGCAAGAAGCGGGGAGGATTATTATTGATTGCCTGCTTAATCTGCCGTTATTGTATTGGGCAAGTGAACAGACGGGTGATTCAACGTATGGTGAAATAGCACAGATCCAGGCAGAGAAAACACGGCGTTATATCGTTAGAGGGGATGATAGTTCGTATCATACGTTTTTCTTCGATGCGAAGTCGGGTGTTCCCATCGGCGGTGCGACACATCAGGGCTACAACAATGGTTCGACCTGGACGCGGGGGCAAGCATGGGGAGTATATGGGTTCGCGCTATCCTATCGTTATACTGGAAATAAATCGTTTCTGGAGACTTCCAAACGTATGGCCCGCTACTTCCTTGAACATTTGCCCGAGGACAGTGTTGCTTATTGGGACTTCAATGCTCCTGTAGATGCGGATACTTACCGGGACAGTTCAGCCTCAGCAATCGTCGCTGCCGGACTGGCGGAGCTCATCTCCCTTTTGGCTGTTGGTGATCCAGATCGTCTATATTTCGAGCAGATGCTGGCAACAAGCATGGAATCGCTAATCAACAATTATGCCACGATCGGTGACGATGAAGCCGAAGGCTTTCTTAAGCATGGCTCGTACCATATCCACGGCGGCTTATCCCCTGATGATTATATGATCTGGGGCGACTATTTTTACCTGGAAGCGTTAATGCGTCTTGCGCATGGTATTCCTGGTTATTGGTATGAGCGTAAGGGGAAATAA
- a CDS encoding M20/M25/M40 family metallo-hydrolase yields MKYMKWVTTGTVLIMIVCSILLGLSQVQAPNTTGLHAPLDAFSADRAMTKVKQIAQEPHPIMTEEHDQVRDYLIAELESLELTPEVQWGMVNSKYYSSKGVVENIIARIPGANNSKAVMIAAHYDSVVTSPGAADDASGIAAMLETIRAIRESGPLQNDLIVLMTDGEEMGLLGAQEFIQEHPWAKDVGVVLNFEARGNQGPSLMFETSDGNGWLIKEFIDATPYPLANSLLSDAYKLLPNDTDFTVFRDGGMAGLNFAFGMGLDAYHTELDTPENLDQRSLQHHGEYMLSLTRHFGNLNLIDIVEEDYIYFNAVRSWMVHYPQSWAIGLALIGILSFIITIWHGMRRNQLRLKGMIGGFLVSLLSIAVVGIVITLVWWGFQSVVSQKQYEHIVMDLSASFPYLIGLFLIMALVIYLLNQWVLRRVQAFNLWAGILCLWLLFAIASSIFLPGGSYLFVWPLLFSIIGFNLSFYLHAGHWRWAATLFAVPAFLLFAPICYILLMMLTLNAASVLFVLITFAFTIIFPVLSSNRPVSSKSYVKNSYDYEERSNSGL; encoded by the coding sequence ATGAAATATATGAAGTGGGTCACGACTGGAACTGTCCTAATTATGATAGTTTGTTCGATTCTTCTCGGATTATCACAAGTTCAGGCGCCTAATACCACAGGTCTGCACGCACCCTTAGATGCTTTCTCTGCTGATCGTGCCATGACAAAGGTGAAACAAATCGCGCAGGAGCCTCACCCTATTATGACGGAGGAACATGATCAGGTACGTGATTACCTCATAGCCGAGCTTGAAAGCCTTGAATTAACGCCCGAGGTTCAATGGGGTATGGTCAACTCCAAGTATTATTCTTCAAAAGGAGTTGTCGAGAATATCATTGCACGAATTCCGGGAGCGAATAACAGCAAAGCAGTAATGATTGCCGCTCACTACGATTCGGTTGTCACCAGTCCTGGTGCGGCTGACGATGCTTCGGGCATCGCCGCCATGTTGGAAACGATACGCGCGATACGTGAATCAGGCCCGCTTCAAAATGATCTAATAGTGCTCATGACGGACGGCGAGGAGATGGGCTTGCTGGGTGCGCAGGAATTCATTCAAGAGCACCCGTGGGCGAAGGATGTGGGGGTTGTTCTGAACTTTGAAGCCCGCGGTAATCAAGGTCCTTCTTTGATGTTTGAAACAAGCGACGGTAATGGATGGTTGATTAAAGAATTTATTGATGCTACTCCGTACCCGCTGGCTAACTCGCTTCTTTCGGATGCCTACAAGCTGCTCCCCAACGATACGGACTTTACAGTTTTTCGAGACGGTGGGATGGCAGGGTTGAATTTCGCCTTTGGTATGGGTCTGGATGCGTATCACACGGAGCTCGACACTCCGGAGAACTTGGATCAACGTAGTCTTCAACACCATGGGGAATATATGCTGAGCTTGACTCGGCATTTTGGCAACTTGAACTTAATAGATATTGTGGAAGAGGATTATATATATTTCAATGCTGTACGCAGCTGGATGGTCCACTATCCGCAATCGTGGGCTATCGGGCTTGCACTTATCGGGATTTTGTCTTTTATCATAACGATATGGCACGGTATGCGTCGCAATCAATTACGTTTGAAAGGCATGATCGGAGGCTTCCTGGTATCCTTGCTTAGCATCGCCGTGGTTGGGATAGTCATTACTCTTGTATGGTGGGGTTTCCAATCTGTCGTTTCACAGAAGCAATATGAACATATCGTGATGGACTTGTCGGCAAGCTTTCCTTACCTGATCGGGTTATTCTTGATCATGGCACTGGTCATTTATCTCCTTAATCAATGGGTATTACGTCGGGTTCAGGCCTTTAATCTGTGGGCAGGGATTTTGTGCCTGTGGCTGCTGTTCGCAATCGCATCATCTATCTTTTTGCCCGGAGGAAGCTATTTGTTTGTATGGCCGCTGCTGTTCAGCATCATTGGATTTAACCTGTCATTTTATTTACACGCAGGACATTGGAGATGGGCTGCTACACTGTTTGCCGTACCAGCATTTCTGCTGTTCGCGCCGATCTGTTACATCCTTCTTATGATGTTGACCTTGAATGCAGCGAGTGTGTTGTTTGTACTTATTACATTTGCATTCACGATCATTTTTCCCGTGTTGTCATCTAATCGGCCAGTTAGCAGTAAATCCTATGTAAAGAACTCGTACGACTATGAGGAAAGGAGCAATTCAGGATTATAA
- a CDS encoding serine hydrolase domain-containing protein, with the protein MQKNRRYLTVNKVIACVLSFIFVLIACAVPVNAEEKQIQTTPSRIPLTELEKTIDSYVESYEKYTAAVSVVAIKDGEFIVNKAYGFADIESQLKADTSTVFEWASVSKLLVYTSVMQLVEQGKLDLETDIREYLPEGFFKKLKYDEPITLLNLMHHNAGWEDQTVTEVYYYDENEDYDLGETLRKNEPKQIYKPNSVVGYSNYGVGLGGYIVELVSGQPYYEYVNQHIFEPLHMNDTTVHPTGQDRPDLVQRRNEIEGYTKDLKLIRENRVYVTFYPTGAAMGTAEDLGKFLAALMPVDDNSVLFAKRDTLDEMLSTSLYYDGTSIPRFAHGFAEMEYWVPTLLHEGNLKGFSSKVVFDPESKFGMVVMTNIAFEEVYYYGLISKIFGNSTYVNSVTSEGGGYFQSARRPASRFTDLFRLLDISKFSKAELSSLYNVVEHHGVVEKIPYTPYKDYLPVSNLKVNLIAISLIPVTLAIIYSLVALIGYIIRMLLYKLKKRGNLSTHFDKYYFAINFAGGLLLLNLFIILTRLPSYPAYSSLRIHLGFNLLYVVLAVAYLGLLIYKLRKRSYAKKLKVMYIMSGISAFILAAFVVGWNLYV; encoded by the coding sequence ATGCAAAAAAATCGAAGGTATCTTACGGTAAACAAAGTAATCGCTTGTGTACTGTCATTCATATTCGTCCTTATCGCATGTGCGGTACCTGTCAACGCGGAAGAAAAACAGATTCAGACTACACCATCCAGGATTCCTTTAACAGAGTTAGAGAAAACCATTGATTCTTATGTTGAGTCGTATGAGAAGTATACCGCTGCCGTTTCGGTTGTGGCGATCAAAGATGGCGAATTCATAGTAAATAAAGCATATGGCTTTGCGGATATCGAGAGTCAGCTGAAGGCGGATACCTCCACTGTTTTTGAATGGGCTTCTGTCTCTAAACTGTTGGTCTATACGAGTGTGATGCAGCTTGTTGAACAAGGGAAGCTTGATCTGGAAACGGATATTAGAGAATATCTGCCAGAAGGATTTTTCAAAAAGCTCAAATACGATGAACCGATTACCCTATTGAACCTGATGCATCACAATGCGGGTTGGGAAGATCAAACAGTGACCGAAGTGTATTATTACGACGAGAATGAAGATTATGATTTAGGAGAAACGCTGCGTAAAAATGAGCCGAAACAGATTTACAAACCGAATAGCGTCGTCGGTTATTCGAACTATGGCGTTGGTCTAGGCGGTTACATCGTGGAATTGGTAAGTGGCCAACCTTATTATGAATATGTTAATCAACATATTTTTGAACCGCTTCATATGAACGACACTACGGTTCATCCAACGGGGCAGGATCGTCCAGACCTCGTGCAGAGAAGGAATGAGATTGAAGGGTACACGAAAGATTTGAAACTGATCCGTGAGAACAGAGTATACGTAACGTTCTATCCTACAGGGGCAGCCATGGGGACAGCCGAAGATTTAGGGAAATTCCTTGCAGCGCTGATGCCTGTTGATGATAACAGTGTATTATTTGCCAAGAGAGATACGTTAGACGAAATGTTGTCAACCAGTCTGTATTATGACGGGACTTCGATTCCGCGATTTGCGCATGGGTTCGCTGAGATGGAATATTGGGTACCTACACTGCTTCATGAGGGGAATTTAAAAGGGTTTTCAAGCAAAGTTGTCTTTGATCCAGAATCCAAATTTGGAATGGTGGTCATGACAAACATTGCGTTTGAGGAAGTCTATTATTATGGACTTATTAGCAAGATTTTCGGTAACAGCACATACGTTAATTCGGTTACTTCTGAGGGAGGAGGATATTTTCAATCTGCAAGACGGCCCGCCTCTAGATTTACCGATTTATTTAGGCTGCTTGATATAAGCAAATTTTCAAAAGCAGAGTTAAGTAGTCTTTATAATGTGGTCGAGCATCATGGCGTGGTTGAGAAAATTCCCTACACACCTTACAAGGATTACTTACCTGTATCGAATCTAAAGGTGAACTTGATTGCAATATCTCTTATTCCCGTTACGCTAGCTATTATTTACAGCTTAGTTGCTTTGATCGGTTACATAATCCGGATGCTTCTTTACAAACTTAAAAAACGAGGAAATCTTTCAACCCATTTCGATAAATATTATTTTGCTATTAATTTTGCAGGTGGGTTGCTCCTACTCAATCTTTTTATCATCCTTACCAGACTTCCAAGTTATCCTGCTTATTCTTCATTACGCATTCATTTAGGATTTAACCTACTTTATGTAGTTCTGGCAGTGGCTTATCTTGGTTTGCTCATTTACAAACTGCGGAAGAGGAGTTACGCCAAAAAGCTAAAGGTGATGTACATTATGTCTGGCATCTCGGCATTTATCTTGGCTGCTTTTGTTGTGGGTTGGAATTTGTATGTTTAG
- a CDS encoding CAP domain-containing protein gives MAKFFVLTILILVAGCSSHNNMMQKQVTPEQKQISIHDHAAAPNSVLTQASSTATSWQERSITTKEAQNGIPLDLLDLIQTPDGNPVNQAPAENPENKEPTGQVQEGKKNTTDKTDFEQQVLDLVNQERAKTGLSSLSRNEELSNVAMVKAQDMYNNSYFDHNSPTHGSPFDMMKEFGITYNTAGENIAKGQTTPAQVMKEWMNSPGHKANILNNSYTHIGIAYYNNTWVQEFTG, from the coding sequence ATGGCAAAGTTTTTCGTTTTAACAATATTAATATTGGTGGCAGGATGTTCGTCCCATAACAATATGATGCAAAAACAAGTGACTCCTGAGCAAAAACAAATTTCAATTCATGATCATGCTGCTGCACCAAACTCTGTCCTCACACAGGCATCATCAACAGCTACATCTTGGCAAGAGAGATCTATTACAACAAAAGAAGCCCAAAATGGAATTCCATTGGATTTGTTGGATCTGATTCAAACACCGGATGGAAATCCAGTAAACCAGGCACCTGCAGAAAATCCTGAAAATAAGGAGCCAACAGGACAAGTACAGGAAGGTAAAAAAAATACTACGGATAAAACAGATTTTGAGCAGCAGGTTCTGGATTTGGTCAATCAAGAAAGGGCCAAAACGGGATTAAGTTCCTTGAGTAGGAATGAAGAATTGTCAAATGTGGCTATGGTCAAGGCACAGGACATGTACAACAACAGTTACTTTGATCATAATTCGCCAACACATGGATCCCCCTTCGATATGATGAAGGAATTCGGGATCACATATAATACCGCTGGAGAAAACATCGCAAAAGGGCAAACCACCCCTGCCCAGGTTATGAAAGAGTGGATGAACAGTCCCGGCCACAAAGCAAATATACTGAATAATAGTTATACTCATATCGGTATTGCTTATTATAACAACACATGGGTCCAGGAATTTACTGGGTAG
- a CDS encoding nucleotidyltransferase domain-containing protein, which produces MILEKIINRIAIQSEYKELVDKYIDQILTEFKGKIHSVYVCGSIPKGTATPNKSDADFTIVCANPKDIDYERLTNIKDRLLKEYPFITKIDTIICSIDDVLSKPNEWGFWVKIICVCVYGDDIGEKVPPIVISPEFILDLNIETKEEVNRIRRSLSTASDDTLKTRYIKGYSKRLIRALYSLVIVDTGVWQDDIIEMKNAIIKYCEIDSALVEYLYACYLDSDVLVEEFLGIADEVYSYFENALNAMRKS; this is translated from the coding sequence ATGATACTAGAAAAAATTATAAATAGAATTGCAATACAAAGTGAATATAAGGAGCTTGTTGATAAGTATATAGATCAGATCCTTACCGAATTTAAAGGTAAGATTCATAGCGTTTATGTGTGTGGCTCAATTCCCAAAGGAACGGCTACACCTAATAAGTCAGATGCGGACTTTACTATAGTCTGTGCAAATCCAAAAGATATTGATTACGAAAGATTGACAAATATTAAAGACAGGCTTTTGAAAGAATATCCATTCATCACTAAAATTGATACGATCATTTGCTCGATTGACGATGTATTAAGTAAACCGAATGAGTGGGGTTTTTGGGTTAAGATCATCTGTGTTTGCGTATATGGTGATGATATTGGTGAAAAAGTACCACCGATCGTTATTTCTCCAGAGTTCATTCTAGACTTAAATATAGAGACCAAGGAAGAAGTAAATCGTATACGTCGTTCACTTTCTACTGCTAGTGATGACACGTTGAAAACTAGATATATTAAAGGGTATTCGAAGAGATTAATTCGTGCATTATACTCTTTGGTTATAGTAGATACAGGTGTATGGCAAGATGACATTATTGAGATGAAGAATGCCATAATAAAGTATTGCGAGATTGACTCCGCTTTAGTTGAGTATCTGTATGCTTGTTACTTGGATAGTGATGTACTTGTTGAAGAGTTTCTGGGAATTGCAGATGAAGTATATAGCTATTTTGAGAACGCTTTAAATGCAATGAGAAAATCGTAA
- a CDS encoding PucR family transcriptional regulator: protein MVTGTSRLHQTVSSLSVLEVADVNFFSQIIQTVQEEWYAEELVISSFYSIKDSVEQQCQTVQYLHDLGEMGLILYYVGIVLPDIADEVLELAESLNFIIICMPRNDYSLRYNEVIYEAMEAIVSNQKVNEHFVNESLEKVSLLPEHLRSVEITLKLLSDRMKANIVLTNSNLDIINRVMWPRNSSLDVTSLIRSMAPSILNGRMGEGELDSSCFVEYKRVHQKNGEVLYLFLIKENTKLPPKTMDQISEVVQVAINLWGDKHNEVSEYALVKAIVNDESEKMRRLASLLHIDVSGIQMMWLVYVRDLSEERRVREDLKAHLLQYYKTAVIQTIDHCVVVLLGNCSSKYNEFEIAAEYIETTSLIDDISSIVYSPRMRNTQDVRRMYQLVNGVSKEVHRIYHHRKLYTAAEVRSMQRAIDLSKQGEEITEECLSVMEPIMDDPDALKTLMTFLLDAKGNMDDCSKLLFVHKNTVKYRIKKICELIGYDVTINSESYDVYIACMVYRLIHD, encoded by the coding sequence GTGGTCACTGGAACAAGCAGGCTTCATCAGACCGTTTCCTCTTTATCCGTGTTAGAAGTGGCGGATGTCAATTTCTTTTCGCAAATTATTCAAACCGTTCAAGAAGAATGGTACGCTGAAGAGCTGGTCATCAGCTCTTTTTATTCCATTAAGGACAGCGTGGAGCAGCAATGTCAGACGGTTCAATACTTGCATGACCTTGGTGAAATGGGATTGATTTTGTACTATGTTGGCATTGTGTTGCCTGATATCGCCGATGAAGTGCTTGAGCTAGCAGAATCGCTGAATTTTATTATCATTTGCATGCCGAGAAACGATTACTCGCTTAGGTATAATGAAGTCATTTATGAAGCCATGGAGGCAATCGTAAGCAATCAGAAGGTGAATGAGCATTTCGTGAATGAATCACTGGAAAAGGTCTCGCTGCTGCCGGAACATTTGCGGAGCGTGGAAATTACCCTTAAACTGCTGTCGGACCGAATGAAAGCGAACATCGTTCTGACAAACAGCAACCTGGATATCATCAATCGTGTCATGTGGCCGCGCAATTCATCGCTTGATGTAACGAGTCTGATCCGGTCCATGGCGCCTTCCATTTTGAACGGCAGAATGGGAGAAGGCGAGCTGGATTCGTCCTGCTTTGTTGAATATAAACGTGTTCATCAAAAAAACGGGGAGGTCCTTTACCTGTTTCTCATTAAAGAGAATACGAAGCTGCCTCCGAAGACGATGGATCAAATCAGCGAAGTGGTGCAGGTGGCCATCAATTTGTGGGGAGATAAGCATAACGAGGTAAGCGAGTACGCTTTGGTTAAAGCCATCGTAAATGATGAAAGCGAAAAAATGCGCAGATTGGCCAGTTTGCTCCATATTGACGTTTCCGGGATTCAAATGATGTGGCTCGTGTACGTTCGGGATTTGTCGGAGGAAAGAAGGGTAAGGGAAGACTTAAAAGCGCATCTCCTGCAATATTATAAAACCGCGGTCATTCAAACGATCGATCACTGTGTTGTCGTGTTGCTAGGGAATTGTTCCTCTAAATACAATGAGTTTGAAATCGCAGCGGAATATATCGAAACGACGAGTCTCATCGATGACATATCAAGCATCGTTTATTCTCCGAGAATGCGTAACACACAGGACGTACGCCGAATGTATCAGCTCGTTAACGGAGTCTCTAAAGAAGTTCACCGCATTTATCATCACCGCAAATTGTACACCGCGGCTGAAGTTCGTTCTATGCAACGAGCCATAGACCTCAGTAAGCAAGGGGAAGAAATCACTGAAGAATGCTTGTCCGTGATGGAGCCAATTATGGACGACCCTGACGCGTTGAAAACTCTGATGACTTTTCTGCTGGATGCGAAGGGGAATATGGATGATTGCAGCAAGCTGTTGTTCGTCCACAAAAATACGGTGAAATATCGCATTAAAAAAATTTGCGAGCTCATCGGATATGATGTGACCATCAATTCCGAATCGTACGATGTTTATATCGCCTGCATGGTCTACCGTCTCATTCATGACTAA
- a CDS encoding DUF917 domain-containing protein, producing the protein MRYLDETAVEHIAVGAAFLGTGGGGDPYIGKLMALSAIKKFGPVKLYSVDEIGDEDFFIPAAMMGAPSVLVEKFPRGDEFVKVFQKLANYLGKDKIAGTFPMEAGGVNSMIPIVVAAQLGLPLIDCDGMGRAFPELQMVTFNLDGIPATPMAITDEKGNIGIFETIDNKWTERLARVATVEMGASSLVSLYPATGAQIKQSGVHHIVTLSEQIGAIITSKNRDAKDKLEELLKRVSGYELFQGKIVDVIRETKGGFNLGCMHLEGIEAFKAGEMKVHFQNENLIAEKNGQVIAMTPDLICLVDYETLLPVTTESLKYGKRVRVIGLPAHEKWRTDKGIQTAGPRYFGYDYDYVPLEEMVKKAVADNV; encoded by the coding sequence ATGAGATATTTAGATGAAACAGCTGTTGAACATATTGCCGTCGGAGCAGCATTTCTGGGAACGGGTGGAGGGGGAGACCCTTATATCGGAAAATTGATGGCTCTCTCGGCCATTAAGAAGTTTGGACCTGTCAAACTATATTCCGTGGACGAGATTGGGGATGAGGACTTTTTCATTCCAGCTGCAATGATGGGGGCGCCTTCCGTATTAGTGGAGAAATTCCCTCGCGGGGACGAGTTTGTGAAGGTTTTTCAGAAATTAGCGAATTATTTAGGAAAAGACAAGATTGCGGGTACGTTTCCGATGGAAGCGGGGGGCGTCAATTCCATGATTCCGATTGTTGTTGCGGCACAGCTGGGATTGCCTCTGATCGACTGTGACGGTATGGGCCGGGCGTTCCCGGAGCTTCAGATGGTGACGTTTAACCTGGACGGCATTCCAGCGACGCCGATGGCCATAACGGATGAGAAAGGGAATATTGGCATCTTCGAGACCATTGACAACAAATGGACAGAACGGCTCGCCAGGGTAGCTACAGTCGAAATGGGGGCCAGTTCTTTAGTCAGCCTGTATCCGGCAACGGGTGCGCAAATAAAGCAAAGTGGCGTTCATCATATCGTAACCCTGTCCGAACAGATTGGAGCAATCATTACATCGAAGAACCGAGATGCCAAGGACAAGCTTGAGGAACTGTTGAAACGGGTATCCGGCTATGAGCTATTCCAAGGAAAAATTGTGGATGTCATCCGTGAAACCAAGGGCGGATTTAATCTCGGCTGCATGCATCTTGAAGGCATCGAGGCGTTTAAAGCCGGAGAGATGAAGGTTCATTTTCAAAATGAAAACCTGATTGCTGAAAAGAACGGTCAGGTGATAGCGATGACGCCTGATTTGATCTGTCTGGTTGATTACGAAACCTTGTTGCCTGTGACCACAGAGAGCCTGAAATACGGTAAACGCGTACGGGTTATTGGATTGCCCGCTCATGAAAAGTGGAGAACGGATAAGGGAATCCAGACGGCAGGTCCAAGATACTTCGGCTATGATTACGATTATGTACCTCTTGAGGAAATGGTGAAAAAGGCGGTGGCTGACAATGTATAG